The stretch of DNA GCCAACCATCGATCATCTGGGTGTCACGCAGTGGGCCCGGTAATGGCCACTGCTGCAGTTGCACCAAGGTGTCGCCGAGGTTGGCTGTGCCCAGTTGCTCGACGCGCACCAGCAAGGCGCTGGCGTTGTCCTGGCTACCGTTGTGCAGGGCGCTGGCCACCAGGGTGTCGGCGGCAGACTGCAGGTCGGGTTGCTCGCGCAGCACGGCCTGGATGTGCTGGTCGCCTAGGCTTGCCCATACGCCGTCGCTGAGTAGCAGGTAGCACTCGCCGGCCTGCAGTTCGCCGTCCAGGTAGTCGACCAGCAGGTGCTGATCCAGCCCCAGCGCGCGCTTGAGCACGTGCTGCATGCCGGGCTGGTCCCAGACGTGGTCTTCGCTCAGGCAATGCAGGTGCCCGGCGTGCCAGCGATAAGCCCGGCAGTCGCCCACGTGCGCCAGGGTGAAGCGGCGCCCTCGCAGGACCAGGGCGCTCAGTGTGGTCAGCAAAGGCTGGCTGCCTTGGGCGCGCAACCAGCGGTTCTGCGCCAGCAGCAGGCGGTCCAGGGCCTGGGCCACACCCCAGGTGGCGGGCGTGGCGTAATAGTCCATGGCCAGGGCCTGCAAGCTGGCGCGGGCTGCCAGGCCGCCGTCGGCACACTGGCTGACGCCATCGGCGAGGGCGAACAGGTAGCCTTTGCTGGCGGCCAGCTCCGGCGCAGGCGTGACCAGGCGCAGGGCGTCCTGGTTCTCTGTGCGTGGCCCGGTGGCGCTGGCCTGGGCAAAGCTCAGTTGCAGGCTCATGGCGCTGCCTCAGACCCGCGCAGCGGTAACCGCTGCCGAGCCCCAGGTGGTGCGCCAGCGTTGCTTGACCCCGTGCAGGCCGAACCAGGCGAGCAGGCCAAGGCTGGCGAACAGCCACAGGCCAAGCTGGTAGTCGCCGGTGTGCTGCTTGATGGCGCCCAGCCCTGCTGCCAGCAGGAAGCCGCCGATACCACCGGCCATGCCGATCAGCCCGGTCATTACACCGATCTCTTGGCGGAAGCGTTGCGGTACCAGCTGGAACACCGCGCCATTGCCGGCGCCGAGGCCGAGCATGGCACTGACGAACAACGCCAGGGCGGCTGTGGCGCTCGGCAGGTTGAAGCCGACTGCCGCGATGCAGATGGCGGCCACGCTGTACATGCCGAGCAGGGTGCGGATACCGCCGAAACGGTCGGCCAGGGCGCCCCCCAGCGGGCGCATCAGGCTGCCGGCGAACACGCAGGCGGCGGTGTAGTAGCCAGCGGTGACCGGGCTCAGGGCGTACTGGTCGCTGAAGTAGCCGGGCAGCGCGCTGGCCAGGCCGATGAAGCCGCCGAAGGTGACGCTGTAGAAGAACATGAACCACCAGCTGTCACGGTCGCCCAGGGCTTTGAGGTAGTCGGCGGCGGCCTTCGGCTTGGGCCGTTGTGGGGCATTGCGGGCGAGCAGGGCGAACAGCGCCAGGGTCAGCAGCAGCGGGAGCACGGCAAAGCCGAACACGTTGTTCCAGCCGAACGCAGCAGCCAGCACGGGGGCCAACAGGGCGGCGAACACCGTGCCGGAGTTGCCCGCGCCTGCGATGCCCATGGCCTTGCCCTGATGCTGTGGCGGGTACCATTGCGAGGCCAGTGGTAGCGACACGGCGAACGAGGCACCGGCAACACCGAGGAACACGCCCAGCAGCAGGGCTTGTTCATAGGTGTGCACGCCCAGGTACCAGGCGCCGGCGAGGGCGACGATGACGATCACCTGGCCGATCAGGCCGGCGGTTTTCGGCGACAAGCGATCGACCAGCACGCCCATGACGAAACGCAGCACCGCACCGGCGAGAATCGGCGTGGCCACCATCAGGCCGCGTTGCTGGGCACTCAGTTGCAGGTCGGCGGCGATCTGCACTGCCAGTGGGCCAAGCAGGTACCAGACCATGAAGCTCAGGTCGAAATACAGGAACGCGGCGAACAGCGTGGGCACATGCCCGGATTTCCAGAAGCTGGTACTCATCGAACACCTCACTCGGCAATGCAACGGAAACGAAAAAGACGCCGCTACCCGGTCCACTGGCGTGGAGGGGGAGCGACGTCTTTGTCGGGAGTTTTATGAGGCAACCGCCGTTGGCTACCGGTGGAATATCTTCAGCAAGAGTTGGGCCAACTTTGTACCTGGCAGGCACGCTTCCTGTAGGAGCGGCCTTGATCTGGTCAAGTAATTTTGGACACCGGTTAAGGTTCATGCCGCTGCCCTGAGCTTTTCCTCCATAGCTACCGGGGTCTCGTAGCCGTTGTAGCTGTGGAGACGCTTTAGGTTGTAGCGCACCAAATAAGCCATGATGTCGGCTTTAGCTTCAGCTTCGGATTCATAGCCTCCTGCTGGCACCCATTCTGATTTCAATGCCCCGAAGAATCGCTCCATGGCCGCATTGTCCCAGCATTGGCCACGGTGGCTCATGCTCTGTTTCAAGCTGCACTCTTCAAGTACAGCCCTGAATTTATGGCTGGTGTACTGACAACCTTGATCTGAATGAAACATCACGCCCGTAGGCTTGCCTCTGGACTCAGACGCCATGCGCAGCGCGTCACAGGCCAACTTGGCATCAGCAGTCATTGAAAACGCCCAGCCCACAACTCGGCGTGCGTACAAGTCGATTACTGCGGCCAAGTACAGCCAACGTCTGCCAACCTGAATGTAAGTCACATCGCCACACCAGACCTCGTTGATCGTTGAAACCTTGAAGTTTCGCTTCAGTTGGTTTTCCGCAATCAGTGCTTCCGTGCCTGATGACCGATACCGGTGTGGCCTACGCTGCCGGCATTTCAGGCCAGCTTCACGCATAAGCGCACGCACTTTGTAACGCCCAACCACATGGCCTTCACGCCGCAGTTCTTGCATCAACGTGCGTGAACCCGCGGAGCTTCGTGACGCCATGAAGTGATTGATTACACGCGAGCGTAGAGCATCCCTGCCGGGATTCTCACGCCCTTGGCGTTTGCGCCATGCATAGAAACTACTGCGTTTGACCCCAAGCACACGACAGCAGTCGACAACACCGTATTGCTCACTCAGCTCGTTGATCAGCGAGAACGATCTTTGGAGTCCCGAAGCAGGAGAGCACTGGCCTTTTTTAGGATTTCGATATCCCGATCCTTTTGACGAACCAATGCTTCCAGCTCTTCGATACGTTGCTGCTCCGGAGTGATGGCTTTGGCTCCAGTCGGAACCTTACCCTCTCTCTCCTGGCGTACCTGCTCAACCCAACGGCGAAGGGCTGTACGGCCAATCCCGAGGATTTCGCATACCTCAGGAACTGACTGGCCACCGTCCAGGACCATTTCGGCAGCTTGGATTTTGTGTTCTTTCGAATAAGACTTGCGCACTGATTTTGCCTCCAATTGGGCGCCATCATAGCGCCCGATGAAGGTGTCCAAAATCATTAGGCCAGTTCACCTTGCGTCGCGAAAGGGCCGCAAAGCGGCCCCAAAATCTTAAGGCATATGCTGGAACAGCCGGGGCCGCTTCGCGGCCCTTTCGCGACGCAAGGCCGCTCCTACAGGGATCGCGATTGCAGTGCTAGCCGAGCATTTCATGCATGGCGATGATCTGCTCGGCTACCTGGATGAGCTTCTGCTGCCGGCTCATGGCCTGCCGGCGCATCAGGGTGTAGGCCTGTTCCTCGTTGCAATCCTTCATCTTCATCAGCAACCCCTTGGCCTGCTCGATGCGCTTGCGCTCGGCCAGTTGCTGGTCGCGGGCCAGCAGTTGCGCCTTGAGCGCCTGGTCGCTTTCGAAACGGGCCATGGCTACATCGAGGATCGGCTGCAGGCGTGCGGCATGAATGCCTTCAACGATGTAGGCACTGACCCCGGCCTGGATCGCCTGGCGCATTACTGCCGGGTCGTGCTCGTCGGTGAACAGCACGATTGGCCGTGGCTGGTCGCGGCTGACCAGCACCACCTGTTCCATCACGTCGCGGTCGGGGGAGTCAGTATCGATCAGCACGACGTCCGGGCGCACCGTTTCGATGCAGGACGGCAGGTCGATGGTCAGGTTCGGGGCTTCGATCACTTCGAAGCCCGCTTCGCATAAGGCGGCCTTGAGGCGGCCAAGTTTGTTCCGGGTATCGTCGATCAGCAGTATGCGCAGCATGGCGATGGCCCTCACAGACCGATCCGGGCACCGGGCGTATCGCCCAGGGCGTGCAGGCGGAAGCTGCGGGCGTAGGCATACGGGTCACTGCCGTCCCAACGCAAACCGTCGATCAGCAGGCTGCTGCGCATGGCTGACTCGGGGCAGGGCACGCCGAGTGATGCGGCGGCCTCGCGGTACACCTTCAATTGCTGCACCTGGCGAGCCACGCCCAGGTAGTCGGGGTCTTCGTGCAGCAGGCCCCAGCGGCGGAACTGGGTCATGAACCACATGCCGTCCGACAGGTAAGGCAAATTGGCGCGGCCCTGGTCGAACAGGCGCAGGGCGTGCCGGTCGTGCCAGGCGTTGCCCAGGCCGTCCTGATAATCGCCCAGCAGGCGCGGTTCGATATTTTCCAGCGGCGTGTCCAGATAGGCGCTGCCGCTGAGCAGTTGTGCGGTGCTGCGCAGGTTCTCCGGGCTTTGTTCGATGAACCGGCTGGCGGCGAGCACCGCCTTGATCAGTGCGCGTGCGCTATTGGGGTAGTGTTCGACGAAGGCGCGGGCGCTGGCCAGTACTTTCTCCGGGTGGTCGGGCCAGATCGACTGGCTGGTGGCAAGGGTGAAGCCCAGGCCTTGGCCGACGGCGGCAGCGGCCCAGGGTTCGCCGACGCAGAAACCGTCGATGCGCCCAGCCTGGATGTGCGCCGCCATCTGAGCTGGTGGCACCACTACGCTGTTGACGTCATGCAACGGGTGGATGCCCTGGCTGGCCAGCCAGTAATACAGCCACATGGCGTGGGTGCCGGTGGGGAAGGTCTGGGCAAAGGTCAGTCGTGCGCCATGCTGGTGCACCAGTTGCGCCAGTGCCTCAGGGCTGGTCACACCTTTGTGCTGCAGGGCTGGCGACAGGTTGATGGCCTGGGCATTCTGGTTCAGGCCCATGAGGACCGCCATGTCGCTGGCCGGCACGCCACCGATGCCCAGGTGCACCGCGTAGACCAGGCCATAGAGGCAGTGGGCGGCATCCAGTTCGCCGCTGGCCAGCTTGTCGCGCAAGCCGGCCCAGGAGCCCTGGCGCTTGAGGTTGAGAGTCAGGCCATGTTGCTGGGCGAAGCCCTGGGTGGCAGCGACCACCACCGAGGCGCAATCGGTCAGGGCCATGTAGCCGATATTGAGGCTGGGTTTTTCCGGCGCGTCGCTACCGTTTACCCAGGCTAGAGGTGCTGTATTCACAAAGGTCCTCGCCCGTACTGAATAGGCCGTAGGCAAGCGAAGTAGCAACCCATGTGCCAAGCCCCTGTCATGCCAGGCGCGCGCTGGCTATAATCGCTGCCTCACTCACCCCGAGCCTTGCCCGCCCATGTATACCCTGGCCCGCCAGCTGCTGTTCAAGCTTTCCCCGGAAACCTCCCATGACCTGTCCCTGGACCTGATCGGCGCCGGTGGCCGGCTTGGGCTCAACGGTGTGCTGTGCAAGCAGCCGGCTGCGCTGCCGGTGACCGTGATGGGTTTGAACTTCGCCAACCCGGTGGGGCTGGCGGCGGGCCTGGACAAGAACGGCGCGGCCATCGACGGCTTCGCCCAGCTGGGCTTCGGCTTCGTCGAGATCGGCACCGTGACCCCACGCCCGCAGCCTGGCAACCCCAAGCCACGGCTGTTCCGCCTGCCGCAGGCGACGGCGATCATCAACCGCATGGGGTTCAACAACCTGGGCGTCGATCACCTGCTCGAGCGCGTGCGTGCTGCGCGCTATGACGGGGTGCTGGGCATCAACATCGGCAAGAACTTCGATACCCCGGTCGAGCGAGCGGTCGACGACTACCTGATCTGCCTGAACAAGGTCTATACCGAGGCCAGCTACATCACCGTCAACGTCAGCTCGCCGAACACCCCAGGCCTGCGCAGCCTGCAGTTCGGCGACTCGCTCAAGCAGCTGCTGGATGCCCTGGCCGAGCGCCGTGAGCAGCTGGCTGCCGGGCATGGCAAGCGCGTGCCGCTGGCGATCAAGATCGCGCCGGACATGAGCGACGAGGAAACCG from Pseudomonas putida encodes:
- a CDS encoding IS3 family transposase — translated: MGSSKGSGYRNPKKGQCSPASGLQRSFSLINELSEQYGVVDCCRVLGVKRSSFYAWRKRQGRENPGRDALRSRVINHFMASRSSAGSRTLMQELRREGHVVGRYKVRALMREAGLKCRQRRPHRYRSSGTEALIAENQLKRNFKVSTINEVWCGDVTYIQVGRRWLYLAAVIDLYARRVVGWAFSMTADAKLACDALRMASESRGKPTGVMFHSDQGCQYTSHKFRAVLEECSLKQSMSHRGQCWDNAAMERFFGALKSEWVPAGGYESEAEAKADIMAYLVRYNLKRLHSYNGYETPVAMEEKLRAAA
- a CDS encoding CmpA/NrtA family ABC transporter substrate-binding protein; the protein is MNTAPLAWVNGSDAPEKPSLNIGYMALTDCASVVVAATQGFAQQHGLTLNLKRQGSWAGLRDKLASGELDAAHCLYGLVYAVHLGIGGVPASDMAVLMGLNQNAQAINLSPALQHKGVTSPEALAQLVHQHGARLTFAQTFPTGTHAMWLYYWLASQGIHPLHDVNSVVVPPAQMAAHIQAGRIDGFCVGEPWAAAAVGQGLGFTLATSQSIWPDHPEKVLASARAFVEHYPNSARALIKAVLAASRFIEQSPENLRSTAQLLSGSAYLDTPLENIEPRLLGDYQDGLGNAWHDRHALRLFDQGRANLPYLSDGMWFMTQFRRWGLLHEDPDYLGVARQVQQLKVYREAAASLGVPCPESAMRSSLLIDGLRWDGSDPYAYARSFRLHALGDTPGARIGL
- a CDS encoding ANTAR domain-containing response regulator, with product MLRILLIDDTRNKLGRLKAALCEAGFEVIEAPNLTIDLPSCIETVRPDVVLIDTDSPDRDVMEQVVLVSRDQPRPIVLFTDEHDPAVMRQAIQAGVSAYIVEGIHAARLQPILDVAMARFESDQALKAQLLARDQQLAERKRIEQAKGLLMKMKDCNEEQAYTLMRRQAMSRQQKLIQVAEQIIAMHEMLG
- a CDS encoding nitrate/nitrite transporter → MSTSFWKSGHVPTLFAAFLYFDLSFMVWYLLGPLAVQIAADLQLSAQQRGLMVATPILAGAVLRFVMGVLVDRLSPKTAGLIGQVIVIVALAGAWYLGVHTYEQALLLGVFLGVAGASFAVSLPLASQWYPPQHQGKAMGIAGAGNSGTVFAALLAPVLAAAFGWNNVFGFAVLPLLLTLALFALLARNAPQRPKPKAAADYLKALGDRDSWWFMFFYSVTFGGFIGLASALPGYFSDQYALSPVTAGYYTAACVFAGSLMRPLGGALADRFGGIRTLLGMYSVAAICIAAVGFNLPSATAALALFVSAMLGLGAGNGAVFQLVPQRFRQEIGVMTGLIGMAGGIGGFLLAAGLGAIKQHTGDYQLGLWLFASLGLLAWFGLHGVKQRWRTTWGSAAVTAARV
- a CDS encoding transposase, whose translation is MILDTFIGRYDGAQLEAKSVRKSYSKEHKIQAAEMVLDGGQSVPEVCEILGIGRTALRRWVEQVRQEREGKVPTGAKAITPEQQRIEELEALVRQKDRDIEILKKASALLLRDSKDRSR
- a CDS encoding quinone-dependent dihydroorotate dehydrogenase; the protein is MYTLARQLLFKLSPETSHDLSLDLIGAGGRLGLNGVLCKQPAALPVTVMGLNFANPVGLAAGLDKNGAAIDGFAQLGFGFVEIGTVTPRPQPGNPKPRLFRLPQATAIINRMGFNNLGVDHLLERVRAARYDGVLGINIGKNFDTPVERAVDDYLICLNKVYTEASYITVNVSSPNTPGLRSLQFGDSLKQLLDALAERREQLAAGHGKRVPLAIKIAPDMSDEETALVASALMESGMDAVIATNTTLSREGVEALEHGGEAGGLSGAPVLQKSTHIVKVLAGELAGKLPIIAAGGITEGRHAAEKIAAGASLVQIYSGFIYKGPALIREAVDAIAAMPKA